The Streptomyces hundungensis genome contains the following window.
TGGTGGGCGGCCCGGGTGGGTCAGTGGCAGGGGAAACCGAGGAGGTGGCGGCCGTCGTGCAGCCACTCGTGCACGGTGGAGCCGGACAGGAGCGAGGTGGCGCCCTGCTCGGCGCCGACGAAGTAGATCAGGACCAGCATCAGGATGCCGAAGAAGACCGCCCAGGGGGCGATCGCGCCGATCGGCAGCTTGGCGAGTACGGCGGTGGGCGT
Protein-coding sequences here:
- a CDS encoding CbtB domain-containing protein; the encoded protein is MAQSVAQPTSTPTAVLAKLPIGAIAPWAVFFGILMLVLIYFVGAEQGATSLLSGSTVHEWLHDGRHLLGFPCH